A window of bacterium genomic DNA:
CGGGAGTGGCCAGATGCTGCCGAACCAGAAACTCTGCGAATCCTATCTCGAACACCTGATCGACGTGGACGTCATCGACACGGCGGCGGCGCTGCACGCCCTCAACGAGCAGCGGGCCGCAACGCCCCAGATCGGGCGCCTGGCGCTCGAGCGGGGGATCCTGGACATGAAGCAGGTCTTCGCCGTGCTGCGGGTCCAGGCCGACAGCGGGCTGCGCTTCGGCGTGCAGGCCATCGAACTGGGCTTCATCGACAAGGATCAGCTCGACGAGCTGCTGGCCGCCCAGCAGGAGGCCCGGCCCGGCATCGGGGGCGTGCTCTACGATCTGGGCTACGTGCGCAAGGGCGTGCTCCAGAAGGAGCTGCGGAATTTCCTGCGCAAGGTCGAAGCCGTTCTGGTCTGAACGGTCGCCACCCGGCGACGGGAACGAAGGATCCCCTTGCCGGGGGATCCTTTTTTTGGTGGAATCCGCCCATGTCGCCGACTCCCGACCTCGAAAAACCACCGCCGCCGCCCCGGGAGGGCGGCTCCTGGCGCCTGTTCGCCGGGCCGGTGCTGGTGCTGGCGGCCCTGGTCCTGGCCGGGCGCTTCGCCGGCGCCCACTGGCCGGCCATCGAGTCGCGGCTGGACGCGTGGGGGCCGTGGGGCGGCGCGCTGTTCTGCGCGACGTGGGTGGTGCTGTCCAGCCTGTGTTTCCCGGTGAGCGTGTTCGGCTTCTCGGCGGGGGTGCTCTTCGGACTGGGCACCGGCGTGGCCCTGGTCCTGGTGAGCGCCAACGTGGCGGCGCTGCTCATGTTCGCTCTCGGCAGGGGACTGCTGCGCGGGCGCATCCTGGCCTTCGTGGCGACCCGCCCGCGGCTGGCGGCCATCGATCGCCTGGCCGGGGAGAAGGCCCTGCGCCTGAACGCCCTGACCCGCCTTTCGCCCTTGAACTACGGGCTGGCGTGCTACACACTTGCGGCTGGCCGATCGCGCCTGCGCGACTACCTCCTGGGCAACCTGGCGACCATTCCGAGCCTGGTGTTCCAGGTGTGGCTCGGCACCGTCGCGGTGCGGGCGGGCGCAGCGGACGATCCGGGGGCCACCCCCCGCAACATCGCCCTCCTCGTCGTGGGAATCGTCGTCGTCGCCGTGCTGGGCTGG
This region includes:
- a CDS encoding TVP38/TMEM64 family protein; amino-acid sequence: MSPTPDLEKPPPPPREGGSWRLFAGPVLVLAALVLAGRFAGAHWPAIESRLDAWGPWGGALFCATWVVLSSLCFPVSVFGFSAGVLFGLGTGVALVLVSANVAALLMFALGRGLLRGRILAFVATRPRLAAIDRLAGEKALRLNALTRLSPLNYGLACYTLAAGRSRLRDYLLGNLATIPSLVFQVWLGTVAVRAGAADDPGATPRNIALLVVGIVVVAVLGWQISRLVRQALAEEAGDAAADDPAARGGGET